The genomic DNA AGGTTAAAAGACTTAATACTTTTTTCTTTTATTCTTCCTGCCATAGTAACCTATGCCCCAATGTTTCTAGGGAGAGGGGGTATATAATGCTTTTACCGCAATAGTGCGGGCTTGTTCTACAAATTCCCGTGTTTAGTGAGGAAAAGCCAGCAATAATTCATAAACACGATGATAGGATATTTGCTGAGTGATTCGTGTTTTTACCTTCTCATAGATCTGCTTAGCAGTTTGACCCTCCTTTTCACAAAGTACCATCACAATGCCGAAATCGATCTCTTCTCGGAGGATAGCTTGAATCATAGAACAAAAAAAGACATCGTGCTATATAAAGATTGCTCCTATAGGTTCTGGTGATTATCAGATGCTTTTATCCGCTTTCGCCGCCAATACTTGATACCACCAACCGAGATGAGAAGGCCAATAAAAACAAACAACATCAAGAGGTCTCCTCGTGGAATGAAAAATGTCCATGGCTTATCAGATGCATCGCTTGTGTTGGTCAGATTAATGATAGTACGTGGAGTTTCTACAACTGGTTCCTTTGGTATAGAAATTGACTCTCCGACAACAACAGGCTGGGTGGTTAGTTCTTCAAGAGGAGTTTCCACACCAGTTTTCTCTTTTTTGTTTCCTCCGATAGCAAAATAACTAAATCCTGGTGAGTTACTTTCATACGTAACTATCGTGCTGTCTTCAGCTACTTTTATGGTTGGCAGGGCTACCCAATCAACGGTATAACGGTATAAGACTACGTCTTCAGAAGTTAGATTATTTGCATCCAACCATGTTTTTTCAACAGTAAATTGAAATTGTACATCATCGAGAGAGGTGCTATCCATGTTCATGGTTTCAATCTTAAGGTAGTAATACAATGACCCGGGAATGGTCTGATAAAGACCACTTGGTCGTTGAGTATATGCTGCAAGGCTTATTTCTGCATTTTCCATTACTTTTTTAGTGGTAAAAGAAATTTCTTTAACGCCCATCTCTTGATCAGTGATCCTCCAGACTACTTCAGCATTCTCATCAAGGATGTCCCATGCGCGCGATATCTTTGGCTCGAGGATAACTACAGGAACAACCAGATTACTACCTTGTTGCTCACCAACAGGGCAATCACCACAATCTATAACACAAAGAGAACATGATTCGGTTCCATCACAACGAGCGTCACCACAATAACTAGCACTTGTTTGGCCTGAATTATTCACCCAAGTGGTATTAACATTCCCTAGATGATCTACCGTAAGGATACTTAACGTATAAACCGTACTTGCCAATAAACCTGTTGCATTGTATCTATTGGTAGGCTGGTAAACAGTAGTCGCGAGACTACCATTCAAATAGAGAAGGCTATAATTATAATCGCCCGTTAGTGGATTGCTCCAGTTCCACGTTATCCACGACGAATCTTGGGCTTCTTTTCTCAACGTGCTAATACTTGCAGGCGCGGTGGTATCAACCGCTGTTGTAGTCGTATGGTTAACCCACGTTGAGTTGATATTACCACTATGATCCACGGTTCGTGTACTTAACGTGTAATTCGTATTGTTCAACAATCCTGTGGCAGTGTAATTGTGTAAGGTATAACTTATATTTACTACAAATGTGCCATTTACGTAAAGTTCAACATGGTTATAATCATTCTCAGAAGGATTAGTCCAATTCCACGTAATGCTGGCATCAGTTATAGAAACATTGGTGAGATTGCTTAATGTACTTGGTGATAGTGTATCAGGCACTGCATTGGTGCTGGCAGTATGATTCACTGCACTTTGATTAACATTGCCTGCATGATCTGCTGTTCTGATACTCACGGTATAATTTGTCGTATTCGTTAAACTCGTCGCAACATAACTGGTCGTAGGTGTGCTGAGATTGGCTACCCAACTGCCGTTTAACCAAATCTCCGTATGGTTAAAATCATTATTTGTTGGATTGCTCCAATTCCACTTAATCCAGGTTAAACTTGCATTTTCATGGGTGAGGTTAGCTATACTTCCTGGTGCAGTCGTATCTATTATAAAAGTCCGATTTATGTCACCCCAAGCAATGTTTGCTGCATTGCCATCCAAACTCTCAGTATCATATGCTAAACAATTCCAGTGATACACACCATCGAGTAAGGAACTCAAATTCATGCTGACTGAAGAACTATTTCCGGAAATGTTGGTACTTGCGTTTTCTATGAACGTGCCACTGATGTTTGTATAGATAGTTATGTTGTAAAGATTAGCAGTCGGGTCAGTTACATTACAGGTAAGGGTTACATTTGGACTTGCAAAATACGTACCATCTGCCGGAGTAATAAGAGAGACAACAGGGTTACCATCAAGAACCTCAAAACTTCCTTGTACTTGTTGAATCTGTCCGTTGCTGTCGTTTGCAAGTAAAGTATATGTTACCGTTAAACTGTCAGAACTTGCAGATTTAGCATAGAGTGATTCATTGATCGCTAAAGAATAATTAGAACCTGTATTGGTAAGGTAACCTACTATTGTTTGCCCACTTGCTTGCGGTAAAAGAAACAGTTCTGTCGTGCTCTTATTTAACCATACTAACTGGATGCTATCTTCTGTATCAGGATCAGTAATTAAGGCCCACAAAGAAAGATTTTGATCGTCATAGACCATACTTGTTGGTAAGGTTACATTTCGTATCAAGGGATAGCTACCTATTTTTTGGTTTGAAACCCGATACTCATCAAATAGCAATGTCCCTGTTGCATTTGCAACAGAGTTATCAATTACTCCGAGACTTACATGTTGAATTTCTTCATTGCTGAAATTAATGCCTGTCTGATTACAGAAGACCGTTCCATTTAACCAGCAACTTATTCCTCCTGTTGCATTGTAAAAAAGCTCTACGGTATGCCAAGTGTTTGTATTCAGATGTTGTTTTGTTTGATTGCTACATCCTGTAAGGGTTCCTTGCGCTGGATCAGAAAAATAACCACAACCCAAACTCTCATTTTCGTCAAAGTATGCAAAGGCCTGTAAGTACGGTAGGGGTAAAGTGGCGTCCCATACACCCATGAAAATCCATGCATCAGTGGATCCGGAGGAGACTGAAACGTTTTGCGCATTGAGGTAGACTCTGCTATAAATATTACTCTTGGTTGTTCCATAGACATCATAGACCTCTACTCTTATTCGTGAACTATTCCCTGAATTTAACTTTGTCACATTTGCAAATTTCCTGCCCATATAAGCAAGACTTGCATCACTCATGATGGTGAAGCTCCCTGCGCCTGATTGACAGACAGCGTCGTACCATTGCGTGTCCTCAATAGATGTACAATAGTTGGTTCCTGATTCGAAGGTATCGTATATATAGCTTGTTCCTACAAAACCAGAAAAGGAGGTAACATTGAATTCAATGCTATTGTCGGTCTCGACAAAGGAAATATTGGTTCTCTTCCACTGATCACAACTAAGATTATTTTCATGCCATTCTTCATCAGGACATTTTAAGATCATTGAAATAGGAGCATATTTTGGCAAACGAACAGTTGCTGTAGTAAAATTAAAATCACCACCAACATAGATCATATCGGTAGCAAACTGCTCATTATACCCAGTTTGTAGTTGCTGTAGTCCATAAGGGTTGTCAACATCAGTAAGAAAAAGATATCCTGATGACCCTGCAGCAGAAACAAACGAAACACTCAGATTGTATTTTCCGTCCTCACTCACCGAGAGGCTCTGTACTGAAATCGTACCCTGAAAATCATCGCGAAGATTTGATTCTAGGGCTGCAATAAGAGATCCTTTATCTTTATTGATAACAAAACCTGTTGGCATGCCCCCTGTCCAAAACATCCCCTTAATTTCAAAAAGATAGTAAACAGTTATAAAGAGAATAATTACCAAGAATAGTCGTAAACCCTTTCCCAGTTCCCTAGTTTTTGAAATAGTATTGCCTCCCTTCTCGATTTCTCAAGACGCAGTTTCCTATTTAAACTTTTCTTTGTCAAATGTGGTTACTTCGTAATTCGTAGAACAAAGAGCTGTCGAGAAAATCCAAGAATCTCCAACACATTTATATAAAAAGTTGTCTTAAGTGAGTAGTAAATCTAAATATTAGAGGGGGTATTGCTATGAAAAAAATAGTGTGGTTGGTAGTCTTTCTCGCGTTCTTAACACCATTGCTCACTGTTTCTGCTACTGAAGTTTCGAGCTGTCGAACAATCTTTGAAGATAGCGTTCTTGTTACCAATATTAGCGCTAATCGCGATCCTTGTATTACTCTAGGTGCCAATGATATCACCTTTGATTGTCAGGGATATACAATCAATGGGAATGGAATTTACCAAGGAATCTATGTTGATGGAAAGAATGGCGTTATCATCAAAAATTGCCGTCTTAACAATTTTGTTTCTGATTTAAAGCTAGTCAATGCCGACAATAACATCGTCGAAGATAATATTTTCAATGACTTTTTTAGCGTAAGTTTAGGTGCAGATAACAATCTTGTACAACGGAATGCGTTTAATAAAGAGACGTGGCTTTATGGCGTATCCAATACCTTTGATGGGAATACCTTTACCCTCGTCGATTCTAATAATGCTGCATTAAGTATCCATGCCGGGTACAATGTAGTTAAAAATAACGTGTTTGTCGGTAGTTCAGATGGATTTGGAATTGCTAATACCCAAAGTGCTACGTACAACCAGTACGTCAACAACACCATTACTAATTTTGCACAAGGCATTATTTTAGGAGGTTTTCTTCTCGGTGCAAACTACAACACTGTTGCAAACAACAGCTTACTTAATAATATGGAAGGAATTCAAGTCGCCGGTGGAGATCTGAACAGTATTACGGGGAATGATATTAATTCCAGAAATTGGACTGAAGCAGACACAACGTATGAAGGATGGGGTGTTGATTTGGGCGGTTCACGAAATAATGTGCTGTGGGATAACACCATCCATAACCAGAATAACCGTTTTGATGTCAACTTAAACTTGTACTGCTATCAAGGTGTTGAGAATACCTGGAATTTCAACATTACACCTACCTGTGAGGGAGATTGTGTCAAGCCAGACTGTAGTGAAGTCCTTGACAACCAGGGAGGGTGGTTTAATGGCGGTGCTGGCGCCTTAATGAATGGCATAGGTCATGGACCAATGGCAGAAGTTACCGGCATAGTTCCTCGTGATGATCCGATCATTACTGCAGCCTGGCAGAGTATTAATTATCCTGATGCTATCAATGGAAATGCTCATTATCACCTAGCAAGTAACAGCAGCAGTTATGTCTATTGGGAAGTCCATAGCTTGCTTAGCCGTTATGATGTCTATACCTGGAAGTTCGATCATCCGTGGAGCTCACAGATGAGTACTACCGCAAAATACATGATCAAACACAAGTATGGTTTAACAACCAAATACCTTGATCAGAGCACGCCAGGAGATCAATGGGTTTACTTAGGAAGATATACCTTTGACGACTCAGAATTACAGGGAGTAGCGATCTTCCCGAGTACCGGTGGGATTGTTGCAGCTGATGCAGTGAAGATTGTCAGCGTCAGTTAGACCCATTTTAGTAATAATTTTTGTAATTATTTTTTTCTCTTCACTGTTATCTGTTTTAATCTACAAGAATAAGTTTACATTATAAAGAGAGCTACTCAATAACCAACCCGCACCGTTGACAGTAGCGTTCGTTATCATGAAATATTATATCTTCTGATCCGCATTCCGGACACTCAGTGATTTTTGTTTCGCCTGCAATGCCCTGGAGTGGTTTTTCATCTGCCATAGCCATTACATTCACCCTGAGCTCACACATACCCCAAGAAGATTAAAAGAGGGTTTATATTTAAAACTTTCTAAGAAACAGAAAAAAAGGAAAAAAGAAAAACACTGTGGCTAACTTAAGTGTTTCTCTATTTTTTTGACATGTCCCTTAGCAGCATCCTTCAAGGCATAACCATAGCTAATGCCAATGGCAACGGCAACAGCAATTGCAATGGCTCCTACAATGATGCGGAAGGTATCCTCAGCTAACGACACATCAAGGCCAGCTTGACGGAGTGCAATAACTGCGGTAAAGAAGATGATTAATACCTTCATAATGGATGTGGTCCACATCATATATTTTGACTTTTCGTGCTTGAGTTTTACCTCTAACCAGTGTGCCAGCATCAGACCAAAGAAGATGATCAAAATGGCCACGATAAGATTAGGGAACCAGATTGCAAATTCAACCAACCGTTCAGATAATACTCCTAAACTGGCAATTCGGGCAGCATCACCCAAAAATATGACGAAGATATACCACTTCGTAAGAGCTCCTAACAATCCAGAAATTTCCGTATGCCCAACAGCTGTTTCCAATTCATACTGTTTGAGCAGTTTATCAAACTGCACTTTTTCTAATAATTTGTGCACCACATAACCAACTAATGATGCAACAAAATAACCCACAATCGCAACGATAATAGCGCCAAGTAAACCCGGAATAAGCTCCACAAAGCGATTCCAAAGGCTCACCAATGGGTCTAACATATCAGTACCTGTGTTATAAAGATCTACAGCCATCGTTCTACACCTCCCTTTTTTACCCCTCTTCTCTGAGAGAAAATAATAACTCTTGAGTACTAGAGAATGCGTTCTTATAAAAACTTATTCGAGTATTGAAGAGTAGCAAAAATTTCAACAACGTCT from Candidatus Woesearchaeota archaeon includes the following:
- a CDS encoding right-handed parallel beta-helix repeat-containing protein, coding for MKKIVWLVVFLAFLTPLLTVSATEVSSCRTIFEDSVLVTNISANRDPCITLGANDITFDCQGYTINGNGIYQGIYVDGKNGVIIKNCRLNNFVSDLKLVNADNNIVEDNIFNDFFSVSLGADNNLVQRNAFNKETWLYGVSNTFDGNTFTLVDSNNAALSIHAGYNVVKNNVFVGSSDGFGIANTQSATYNQYVNNTITNFAQGIILGGFLLGANYNTVANNSLLNNMEGIQVAGGDLNSITGNDINSRNWTEADTTYEGWGVDLGGSRNNVLWDNTIHNQNNRFDVNLNLYCYQGVENTWNFNITPTCEGDCVKPDCSEVLDNQGGWFNGGAGALMNGIGHGPMAEVTGIVPRDDPIITAAWQSINYPDAINGNAHYHLASNSSSYVYWEVHSLLSRYDVYTWKFDHPWSSQMSTTAKYMIKHKYGLTTKYLDQSTPGDQWVYLGRYTFDDSELQGVAIFPSTGGIVAADAVKIVSVS
- a CDS encoding PGF-pre-PGF domain-containing protein codes for the protein MPTGFVINKDKGSLIAALESNLRDDFQGTISVQSLSVSEDGKYNLSVSFVSAAGSSGYLFLTDVDNPYGLQQLQTGYNEQFATDMIYVGGDFNFTTATVRLPKYAPISMILKCPDEEWHENNLSCDQWKRTNISFVETDNSIEFNVTSFSGFVGTSYIYDTFESGTNYCTSIEDTQWYDAVCQSGAGSFTIMSDASLAYMGRKFANVTKLNSGNSSRIRVEVYDVYGTTKSNIYSRVYLNAQNVSVSSGSTDAWIFMGVWDATLPLPYLQAFAYFDENESLGCGYFSDPAQGTLTGCSNQTKQHLNTNTWHTVELFYNATGGISCWLNGTVFCNQTGINFSNEEIQHVSLGVIDNSVANATGTLLFDEYRVSNQKIGSYPLIRNVTLPTSMVYDDQNLSLWALITDPDTEDSIQLVWLNKSTTELFLLPQASGQTIVGYLTNTGSNYSLAINESLYAKSASSDSLTVTYTLLANDSNGQIQQVQGSFEVLDGNPVVSLITPADGTYFASPNVTLTCNVTDPTANLYNITIYTNISGTFIENASTNISGNSSSVSMNLSSLLDGVYHWNCLAYDTESLDGNAANIAWGDINRTFIIDTTAPGSIANLTHENASLTWIKWNWSNPTNNDFNHTEIWLNGSWVANLSTPTTSYVATSLTNTTNYTVSIRTADHAGNVNQSAVNHTASTNAVPDTLSPSTLSNLTNVSITDASITWNWTNPSENDYNHVELYVNGTFVVNISYTLHNYTATGLLNNTNYTLSTRTVDHSGNINSTWVNHTTTTAVDTTAPASISTLRKEAQDSSWITWNWSNPLTGDYNYSLLYLNGSLATTVYQPTNRYNATGLLASTVYTLSILTVDHLGNVNTTWVNNSGQTSASYCGDARCDGTESCSLCVIDCGDCPVGEQQGSNLVVPVVILEPKISRAWDILDENAEVVWRITDQEMGVKEISFTTKKVMENAEISLAAYTQRPSGLYQTIPGSLYYYLKIETMNMDSTSLDDVQFQFTVEKTWLDANNLTSEDVVLYRYTVDWVALPTIKVAEDSTIVTYESNSPGFSYFAIGGNKKEKTGVETPLEELTTQPVVVGESISIPKEPVVETPRTIINLTNTSDASDKPWTFFIPRGDLLMLFVFIGLLISVGGIKYWRRKRIKASDNHQNL